DNA from Candidatus Hydrogenedentota bacterium:
AATGTTGCCGAAGCCCGGAATAACGTAGCGCCACCAGCCCTCCGCGTACACGCCCCGCTTGCCGCGCAATTCCACGTCCACGAGGCAATCTTTCGCGTGGGTGTGGAAGATCTGCTTCGCGAACATCTTCACCGGTGCGAGATGGCTGCATTGCTGGTGGTACAGATGCGACGGGTCATAGTTCAGCCCGAAATGCTCGTCCTGAATGGTCTCAAAGAGACATTCAAACGTGTCAAGGCCCTGCAGGCAGGTTTGGAAGTAGTTTTCGATGGCGATCTTGACGCCCTTGTCTTTCGCGTAGCTGAGCAGCGGCGCGAAAACGCCGGGCAGCACCTTCTTGATCGTGTCGATCTTGCTCGCGTTATCTTTCGGGAATCCCGTGATCGTGCAGACGACCTTTACGTCCAGGGCCGCCGCTGCATCCACCAACTTCATGAAGTGCGACTGCGTCTCCCCCGCTTTCCCCGGGTCCGCCATGTCCGGATACCAAGCCAGACTGCTGATTTCGAGGCCGCTATCCGCGAGGATTTGCTTGATTGCGTCGATGCGTGCCGCATCGAGCGCCGCCGGGTCAAGCTGGCGGCTGTTGGGGCCCGCGGCCACTTCGAGGCACGAAATGCCCGCAGAACGCGCAAAGGCGGCCACCTCTTCAAGGGTACTGCCACCGAACGGCGCCGTCAATATGCCGATGCGCATACCCTCCTTCTTCCGAGGGGCGCTTTCCTGTCCCTCCGCGCCTGCGGCCATCTGTCCCACGCCGCTTGCTGCGGCAACGCCGACCGCTCCCGCGGTCGCGCCCAGAAAATTTCGTCTCGAAAACAGGTCCATATCGCGTGTCCTCCCGCAAATGTAGCATCCCGTTTTGGGTGGCCGCGCAAAACTACTCGCAATCCCGCGCAAAAAGCAACACCGTGCGGTGGAGAGCACCGTTGAAACGGCACGTCAATATCCGGATGATGGTCTCCAGACGCTGCAAACGCGCGGCGCGTGCCTCTTCGGCGCTTCCCGCATCGAAGATCGAGCGAGACCCGGCGGCATGAAGCCCCGGCCAGGCGCCGCGACGCGGCAAGATCAGGAAGGAATCGCAAGGATGTGCCCGCGAAGCAATGACGCTCGAAGACCGGAGAGGCGCGTCCCGAGAGGGATGGACCTCCTGCATTCACCGAGACTGAACAAGGGAATGGCGTTCAGCGAGGAGGAACGCGACGCCCTCAACCTGCGCGGGCTGCTTCCGCCCCGGGTCGTCACGCAACGGGAACAGGAAACGCGCGTGATGGAGAACTTCCGGGGCAAGACTTCGGACATCGAGAAGTACATCTTCCTGATTTCACTTCAGGACCGGAATGAACGGCTCTTCTACCGCACGGTAATGAATCACATCGAGGAGATGATGCCGATCATCTACACCCCGGAAGTGGGCAACGCGTGCCGGAACTACGCGCACATCTGGCGGCGGCCGCAGGGCATGTTCATTTCCGCGAACGACCGCGGACGGGTGGAGCATATCCTCAGAAACTGGCCCGAGGACGACGTCCGAATCATCGTGGTGACCGACGGCGAGCGCATCCTGGGACTCGGCGACTTGGGCGCCAACGGCATGGGCATATCCGTGGGGAAGTTGTCCCTGTATACCGTTTGCGGCGGCGTGGACCCGGCCCTGAGTCTGCCCGTGACGCTCGACGTGGGTACGGAAAACGA
Protein-coding regions in this window:
- a CDS encoding sugar phosphate isomerase/epimerase; translation: MDLFSRRNFLGATAGAVGVAAASGVGQMAAGAEGQESAPRKKEGMRIGILTAPFGGSTLEEVAAFARSAGISCLEVAAGPNSRQLDPAALDAARIDAIKQILADSGLEISSLAWYPDMADPGKAGETQSHFMKLVDAAAALDVKVVCTITGFPKDNASKIDTIKKVLPGVFAPLLSYAKDKGVKIAIENYFQTCLQGLDTFECLFETIQDEHFGLNYDPSHLYHQQCSHLAPVKMFAKQIFHTHAKDCLVDVELRGKRGVYAEGWWRYVIPGFGNIDWGEYIGCLRQNGYKGVLSIEHEDNTFGREEGFAAGAKYLGQFC